The proteins below come from a single Plutella xylostella chromosome 2, ilPluXylo3.1, whole genome shotgun sequence genomic window:
- the LOC105394519 gene encoding uncharacterized protein LOC105394519 — MSPYFVLSAILFVKIAAAQRVIQPPCQTAQNIYQQIQQVPTSLAAPSVSNDYSIELCKNLATAVQSMVLNKLTRNAYRKPVFNQIAGPLLNEISLRLQNSQCPACGNIPVQSVINSIGNLPIQSLLSNNVQSLNNVPSLVRNVPVQSYKTVQNPSCGCQQATPCRQSVVQRLPNVARPVVNQNNLVNNVQQRYSDVYSVLESLKNQGGCTCNQQRNLLGVY; from the exons ATGAGTCCGTATTTTGTATTGTCAGCTATATTATTTGTTAAG ATAGCAGCAGCGCAAAGGGTCATCCAGCCACCATGCCAGACTGCCCAGAACATCTACCAGCAGATCCAACAGGTCCCCACATCCCTGGCAGCACCTTCCGTCTCCAATGACTACTCCATCGAACTCTGCAAGAATTTAGCCACAGCCGTGCAATCCATGGTCCTCAACAAGCTGACAAGGAATGCTTACAGAAAACCCGTGTTTAACCAAATAGCTGGGCCATTGCTGAACGAGATTTCATTACGGCTGCAAAACAGCCAATGCCCTGCTTGTGGAAATATTCCTGTTCAATCTGTCATTAATAGTATAGGGAACCTCCCGATCCAATCTTTGCTTTCCAACAATGTCCAGTCTTTAAATAATGTGCCATCTTTGGTCAGAAATGTCCCAGTGCAGTCTTACAAGACAGTTCAGAACCCATCATGCGGGTGTCAGCAAGCCACCCCGTGTAGACAGTCAGTGGTCCAGAGACTGCCAAATGTGGCAAGGCCGGTGGTCAATCAGAACAACTTGGTCAATAATGTCCAGCAGAGGTATTCTGATGTGTATTCGGTGCTGGAGTCCTTGAAGAATCAAGGTGGATGCACTTGTAATCAGCAGAGGAATTTGTTGGGTGTGTATTGA
- the LOC105394518 gene encoding uncharacterized protein LOC105394518 yields MARHLIFCSVAALLIQASLCIPCNGPKPAPCSTTVYNSQPIISNQVVSSQPCNRPVQTQLINQVPQYTQVISNQIPNQIVSSNQFSSCNLPTIPIAASPVVATTLIDNSVSNSLANALQLLIVSDLIENTLNAREYGYGNSIIQSPVLESYTDYAPYDQYSTVSQVSSVSQVVDVPGPGVETYSSSSAVAETYYGGDSYGYGGYQEYISPVGQYSPCSADVVFPSSIPAQLVCNFGYAPTTVPVVSVAVEPLPANGCGCGCSPSYYY; encoded by the exons ATGGCCAGGCACCTTATATTCTGTTCTGTTGCTGCTTTACTGATTCAG GCATCCCTGTGCATCCCATGCAACGGCCCCAAACCTGCACCATGCAGTACCACCGTATACAACAGCCAACCTATCATCAGCAACCAAGTGGTTTCAAGCCAGCCTTGCAATCGGCCCGTGCAGACCCAGCTGATCAACCAAGTGCCTCAATACACCCAGGTCATCTCCAACCAGATCCCAAACCAGATCGTTTCGTCTAACCAGTTCAGCTCTTGCAACCTGCCTACCATCCCGATCGCTGCGTCACCCGTCGTCGCCACCACTTTGATCGACAATTCCGTCTCCAACTCTCTGGCCAACGCTCTTCAACTCCTCATCGTCAGTGACTTGATCGAGAACACTTTAAACGCTAGAGAATACGGCTACGGAAACTCCATCATCCAATCACCGGTCCTGGAGTCTTACACTGATTACGCGCCTTACGATCAGTACAGCACAGTGAGTCAGGTCAGTTCGGTGAGCCAGGTGGTCGATGTGCCTGGACCAGGAGTGGAGACCTACTCTTCCAGCTCTGCCGTCGCTGAGACTTACTACGGTGGTGACTCGTATGGCTACGGAGGTTACCAGGAGTACATATCTCCTGTGGGGCAGTATTCCCCGTGTTCTGCTGACGTGGTCTTCCCTTCATCCATCCCCGCTCAGCTGGTCTGCAACTTCGGTTATGCTCCGACCACAGTGCCGGTTGTCAGTGTAGCTGTCGAACCGCTCCCGGCTAACGGCTGTGGGTGTGGATGCTCtcctagttattattattaa
- the LOC105394516 gene encoding protein FAM136A, translating to MVEAQKYRLEQEMTNMVNELDRSYLRKMQGDMHRCAARCCDDTDKSLERVHGCIDNCTTSLNQANNYVQTEINHLQNRLQRCVMDCNDAARDRLGPDPSQDKIDKTTLEFEKCAVKCVDKHIGLIPSMLKTMKNVLASGKPPPVKNE from the exons ATGGTTGAAGCACAGAAGTACAGGCTTGAGCAGGAGATGACCAACATGGTCAATGAGCTCGACAGGAGCTATTTGAGGAAGATGCAG GGTGACATGCACCGGTGTGCGGCTCGGTGCTGCGACGACACGGACAAGTCTCTCGAGCGGGTGCACGGCTGCATCGACAACTGTACCACCTCGCTGAACCAGGCTAATAACTATGTGCAA ACGGAGATCAACCACCTGCAGAACCGTCTGCAACGCTGCGTGATGGACTGCAACGACGCCGCGCGCGACCGCCTCGGGCCCGACCCCAGCCAGGATAAG ATCGACAAAACAACGTTAGAATTCGAGAAGTGCGCTGTGAAATGTGTGGACAAGCACATCGGACTTATCCCCAGCATGTTGAAGACTATGAAGAATGTCCTAGCCAGCGGTAAACCCCCACCAGTCAAGAACGAATAA
- the LOC105394514 gene encoding uncharacterized protein LOC105394514, whose protein sequence is MVSKALVVFCLQAVAFQAAYSQYIPQVLTNQCGQQIIPSPPTVIPSPQTTVIQDSSVSNNLANALQLLVVSSLLNNALPFNQQEVLVPTCGGSYITEQLVPQVVPQVVNGYYPQIAQLGQLGQQIVAPSVLGPVYGQSLVGPSVINPGCGCGLGGVQYYV, encoded by the exons ATGGTCTCCAAAGCTCTTGTTGTGTTCTGCCTTCAGGCTGTGGCTTTCCAG GCGGCCTACTCGCAATACATCCCCCAAGTCCTAACCAACCAATGCGGGCAACAAATCATCCCCTCCCCTCCCACCGTCATCCCCTCCCCCCAGACCACCGTCATCCAAGACTCCAGCGTCTCCAACAACCTGGCCAACGCCTTACAACTCCTAGTCGTCAGCAGCTTACTCAACAACGCCTTACCTTTCAACCAGCAAGAGGTTTTAGTACCCACTTGTGGCGGTTCCTACATCACTGAACAATTGGTTCCACAAGTGGTTCCTCAGGTTGTCAATGGGTATTACCCTCAGATTGCTCAACTGGgtcagttgggtcaacagatTGTGGCGCCCTCTGTGCTTGGGCCAGTTTATGGACAGTCGCTTGTGGGTCCGTCGGTAATAAACCCTGGGTGCGGGTGCGGGTTGGGTGGTGTTCAGTATTATGTGTAA